One Henriciella litoralis genomic window carries:
- a CDS encoding CpaF family protein, producing MAFGKRSGSGVQTAVKPQPPKPAVARPAASEAPKAAQPKPADGSPLGGLPGVGGGAKPVSLKPPPDMSSERVHRVDTRSEEYYATKTTIFNALIDTIDLGQLAQLDAESAREEIRDIVVEIISIKNVVMSISEQEHLLDDICNDVLGYGPLEPLLARDDIADIMVNGADTTYIEVNGKIERTNIRFRDNSQLMNICQRIVSQVGRRVDESSPICDARLLDGSRVNVIAPPLAIDGPTLTIRKFKKDKLRLADLVKFGSISEAGAEILRIIGHSRCNVLISGGTGSGKTTLLNCLTGFIDPTERVITCEDSAELQLQQPHVVRLETRPPNIEGSGEISMRDLVKNCLRMRPERIIVGEVRGPEAFDLLQAMNTGHDGSMGTLHANSPREALSRVESMITMGGFSLPARTIREMIVGSIDVVVQASRLRDGSRRIMQITEVMGLEGDTIILQDVLKFEIDGEDEDGRVTGKHRGTGIGRPRFWERASYYSLERDLAKAIDALDT from the coding sequence ATGGCTTTCGGCAAACGTTCAGGTAGTGGAGTACAGACGGCGGTAAAGCCGCAGCCGCCAAAGCCGGCCGTTGCCCGCCCGGCCGCCTCCGAAGCGCCGAAAGCTGCACAGCCTAAACCGGCCGACGGTTCGCCTTTGGGCGGCCTTCCGGGCGTGGGTGGCGGCGCCAAGCCGGTGTCCCTGAAACCCCCGCCGGACATGAGCTCTGAGCGCGTTCACCGCGTCGATACCCGGTCCGAAGAATATTACGCAACGAAGACGACCATCTTCAACGCACTGATCGATACGATCGATCTCGGTCAGCTTGCCCAGCTCGATGCTGAAAGTGCGCGCGAGGAAATTCGCGACATCGTTGTTGAGATCATCAGCATCAAGAATGTTGTGATGTCGATTTCAGAGCAGGAGCACCTGCTCGACGATATCTGTAACGATGTTCTCGGCTATGGCCCGCTCGAGCCGCTTCTGGCGCGCGACGACATTGCCGATATCATGGTGAACGGCGCCGATACGACATATATCGAGGTCAACGGCAAGATCGAACGGACGAATATTCGCTTCCGTGACAACTCCCAGCTGATGAATATCTGTCAGCGCATCGTCAGCCAGGTCGGCCGCCGCGTCGATGAAAGTTCGCCGATCTGTGACGCACGTCTTCTGGACGGCTCGCGTGTGAACGTCATCGCGCCGCCTCTGGCGATTGATGGCCCGACGCTTACCATTCGTAAGTTTAAAAAGGACAAGCTGCGCCTCGCCGACCTCGTAAAGTTCGGCTCGATCTCCGAAGCGGGCGCTGAAATCCTTCGGATTATCGGCCATTCGCGCTGTAACGTGTTGATCTCTGGCGGTACCGGTTCGGGTAAGACGACGCTGCTCAACTGTCTGACCGGATTTATCGATCCGACAGAGCGCGTCATCACCTGCGAAGACTCTGCCGAACTTCAGCTTCAGCAGCCCCACGTCGTGCGTCTCGAAACTCGCCCCCCGAACATTGAGGGCTCCGGCGAGATCTCGATGCGCGATCTGGTGAAGAACTGTCTGCGGATGCGTCCTGAGCGGATCATCGTCGGCGAGGTTCGTGGCCCTGAAGCGTTTGACCTTTTGCAGGCCATGAACACAGGCCATGACGGCTCGATGGGCACGCTGCACGCCAACAGCCCTCGTGAGGCCCTGAGCCGCGTTGAATCGATGATTACAATGGGCGGCTTTTCTCTGCCGGCCAGAACCATCCGCGAAATGATCGTCGGCTCGATCGATGTTGTTGTTCAGGCGTCGCGTCTACGTGATGGCTCACGCCGGATCATGCAGATCACTGAAGTCATGGGTCTCGAAGGCGATACAATCATCCTTCAGGATGTCCTGAAATTCGAGATCGACGGCGAAGACGAAGACGGTCGCGTCACCGGCAAACATCGCGGGACAGGCATCGGCCGTCCACGCTTCTGGGAGCGCGCCTCCTATTACAGCCTTGAGCGAGATCTCGCCAAAGCCATCGACGCGCTGGACACCTGA
- a CDS encoding AAA family ATPase, which produces MSNENALFDDEFDLDDNDPSNLLDQLTGPVDAPYKDVTQGVELPPMNAYEGGDRAIPAISVLAFCETDRVCKTINRVQNDRRMANASVQVARGGIPAAIDHLAHNATPNLLIVESSAPASVMLQQIDDLASNCEEGVQVMVIGATNDVALYRQLVSRGVSEYLVPPIEPVQMVRSISNLFTDPDSPFVGKSISVVGAKGGVGASTIAHNLAWSLAENARVNTSLVDLDLSFGTTSLDFNHETPQTVADALLAPDRADDTVISRLLAKATDRLSLFTAPANVSRIMDIDAAAYTSVIESVRRLMPYVVLDMPHGWSEWIYSTLMKSDEVIVVCQPDLASLRNGKNIIDQLKSQRPNDNPPRLVINMAGVPKRPEIPVKDFAAAIEVEPEIILPFDPQLFGNASNKGQMISETDPDSKAAQAIDQLASMLSGRETVQPTKSLLKKLLGK; this is translated from the coding sequence ATGAGCAACGAAAACGCACTTTTCGATGACGAGTTCGATCTCGACGACAACGACCCGAGCAACCTGCTCGATCAGCTGACGGGTCCTGTCGATGCGCCGTATAAGGACGTTACGCAGGGTGTCGAGCTGCCGCCGATGAATGCCTATGAGGGCGGCGACCGGGCCATTCCTGCAATCTCCGTGCTTGCATTCTGCGAGACCGACCGCGTGTGCAAGACAATTAATCGTGTGCAGAATGATCGCCGCATGGCCAATGCCAGCGTTCAGGTCGCGCGTGGCGGCATTCCGGCCGCCATCGACCATCTCGCCCACAATGCGACGCCCAATTTGTTGATTGTCGAATCCTCGGCGCCGGCCAGCGTCATGCTGCAGCAGATCGACGATCTTGCCAGCAATTGCGAGGAAGGTGTCCAGGTCATGGTCATCGGGGCGACCAATGATGTCGCGCTCTACCGTCAGCTCGTCTCGCGCGGCGTGAGCGAATATCTCGTTCCGCCGATTGAGCCTGTGCAGATGGTCCGCTCGATCAGCAATCTTTTCACCGACCCGGACTCGCCTTTCGTCGGAAAATCGATCTCCGTCGTTGGCGCAAAGGGCGGCGTTGGTGCATCGACTATCGCTCACAATCTGGCATGGTCACTGGCCGAGAATGCGCGGGTCAACACCTCGCTCGTCGACCTCGACCTGTCCTTCGGCACAACGTCGCTGGATTTTAACCACGAGACACCGCAGACGGTCGCAGACGCCCTTCTGGCGCCAGACCGGGCAGACGACACCGTTATTTCCAGGCTTCTGGCAAAGGCCACGGATCGGCTTTCGCTCTTTACCGCGCCGGCCAATGTCAGCCGCATCATGGATATCGACGCAGCTGCCTACACATCGGTCATCGAGAGCGTTCGCCGCCTGATGCCTTATGTGGTGCTTGATATGCCGCATGGCTGGTCTGAATGGATCTACAGCACACTGATGAAGTCAGACGAAGTTATCGTCGTCTGTCAGCCGGATCTCGCTTCCCTGCGCAACGGCAAGAACATCATCGATCAGCTGAAATCACAGCGCCCGAACGATAATCCGCCACGCCTCGTCATCAATATGGCTGGCGTGCCCAAGCGCCCGGAGATTCCTGTGAAGGATTTCGCCGCCGCGATCGAGGTCGAGCCGGAAATTATTCTCCCGTTTGATCCGCAGCTTTTCGGCAATGCGTCGAACAAAGGACAGATGATTTCGGAAACGGACCCTGACTCAAAGGCCGCACAAGCCATTGATCAGCTCGCTTCAATGCTTTCAGGACGAGAAACCGTCCAGCCAACGAAGTCCCTGCTCAAGAAATTGCTCGGCAAGTAA